Proteins found in one bacterium genomic segment:
- a CDS encoding GyrI-like domain-containing protein, translating into MALAPMRVASVRAFSETPERDAWEKLRAWAEPMGLLDDRDQHLIFGFNNPSPSKEQKEYGYEFWISIGPEIQAEGDIAIKDFPGGLYAVTTCKLIGDPEGTIQEVWMKLWNWVQDSPYQWRNTHELEKVHDLSAPEHDLVVDLYLPIEAKHAYENQS; encoded by the coding sequence GTGGCGCTGGCGCCGATGCGCGTCGCCAGCGTCCGCGCTTTCAGCGAAACACCCGAACGCGACGCCTGGGAGAAGTTGCGCGCGTGGGCAGAACCGATGGGGTTGCTTGATGACAGAGACCAGCATCTCATTTTCGGCTTCAACAACCCCAGCCCTTCCAAAGAGCAGAAGGAGTACGGCTACGAGTTTTGGATCAGTATCGGCCCGGAAATCCAGGCGGAAGGCGACATCGCCATCAAGGATTTTCCGGGTGGTTTGTATGCCGTCACCACGTGTAAGCTAATCGGCGATCCGGAGGGAACGATTCAAGAAGTGTGGATGAAGCTGTGGAATTGGGTGCAAGACAGTCCATACCAATGGCGCAACACGCACGAGCTTGAAAAAGTGCACGATCTGTCGGCGCCCGAGCATGATTTGGTGGTTGATCTTTATTTACCAATTGAGGCGAAGCATGCATACGAAAACCAATCATGA
- a CDS encoding serine hydrolase produces the protein MSLKRNQSALLFIFALCAIFVLTNIQVQAQNPAQRSASQETASYAGLQPDQFMTKWLVLGPLPISPVKPKPEDQETQKKAFGVEFINPKLAAVKPGQNQQIGGKKYEWRFVQAPQDIVDLTQTFGDSDFVVAYAWAEINAPEAKTMLMALGSDDGVKVWLNGQLVHENWIGRAVVKDDDLFSLSFKKGKNQLLLKVQDMQQAWGFCARVIGPTLFTEKLISYTERGNLDALKLLLTHGADANSKTKFGLTALHSAKINGREGAAKLLLEKGADPKIAMPAPETLVDALFTDATAGETPGAAVLVAQNGNIIYQKGFGFANLEHRVPVTTETKFRIGSITKQFTASAILKLQEAGLLSVQDTLSKFLPDYPRGNEVTIHHLLTHTSGIHSYTSKPDFMQTVTVEVKPESLIASFKNDKYDFDPGAQWRYNNSGYFLLGYLVSKLANEPYAAYLKKTFFEPLNMSDTDVHRWSDVLPHEATGYAYVDGKFQKAQNWDMSRAGGAGALYSTVTDLYRWNEAVFNGNVLSEKNLAAAFTPVTLKDGSKPQTAGDGYGYGWSISDFRGIKEIAHGGGLHGFVTSLARYPEHNMTVTVLTNCAPGRDLNPGGLTREIAQIYLWEKMKSQESYATATVDPKLYDAYVGKYEYPGGAILMVTRDGNKLLAQLTGQPQFEIFPRSETEFFWKVVDAQITFVKNEKGEVVHGIHRQGGQTLTVPRFKEETPAQIDPAVYDAYVGEYELAPGVIITVTKEGAQLFAQLTGQPRFEIFPRSATEYFLQVVKADLTFVKDEAGNVASLILKQGGVEQTARKVK, from the coding sequence ATGTCTCTCAAACGCAATCAATCCGCGCTTCTCTTCATCTTCGCACTCTGCGCAATATTCGTTTTGACGAATATTCAAGTACAAGCCCAAAACCCGGCGCAGCGTTCGGCTTCGCAAGAGACCGCGTCTTATGCCGGCTTGCAGCCCGACCAGTTCATGACCAAATGGTTGGTGTTGGGGCCACTGCCGATTTCCCCGGTCAAACCCAAACCTGAAGATCAAGAAACGCAGAAAAAGGCCTTTGGTGTTGAATTCATCAATCCCAAGCTTGCCGCCGTTAAACCCGGCCAAAACCAGCAAATTGGCGGGAAAAAATACGAGTGGCGCTTCGTGCAAGCACCGCAAGACATCGTGGATTTGACGCAAACCTTTGGGGATTCCGACTTTGTTGTTGCCTATGCTTGGGCAGAGATCAACGCGCCGGAGGCAAAGACCATGCTCATGGCATTGGGCAGCGACGACGGCGTCAAAGTCTGGTTGAACGGCCAACTGGTGCATGAAAATTGGATTGGGCGGGCGGTGGTCAAGGACGACGATCTTTTTTCTCTTTCGTTCAAAAAAGGAAAGAATCAGCTCCTGCTCAAAGTTCAGGATATGCAGCAGGCCTGGGGATTTTGCGCGCGCGTGATCGGTCCCACATTGTTCACAGAGAAACTGATTTCCTATACCGAGCGCGGCAATCTTGATGCGCTCAAGTTGCTGTTGACGCATGGCGCGGACGCCAACAGCAAAACCAAATTTGGATTGACGGCTTTGCATTCCGCCAAAATCAACGGTCGTGAAGGCGCTGCCAAACTGCTGCTGGAAAAGGGCGCAGATCCAAAGATCGCCATGCCGGCCCCGGAAACGCTTGTCGATGCGCTTTTCACGGACGCAACCGCGGGAGAAACGCCGGGCGCCGCGGTGCTGGTGGCGCAAAACGGTAACATCATTTATCAGAAAGGCTTCGGCTTCGCGAACCTCGAACATCGTGTGCCGGTCACGACGGAAACCAAATTCCGCATCGGCTCGATTACGAAGCAATTCACCGCCTCCGCGATTCTGAAATTGCAGGAGGCCGGCCTGCTCAGCGTGCAAGATACTCTCTCAAAATTTCTCCCGGATTATCCGCGCGGCAATGAAGTGACCATTCACCATTTGTTGACGCACACTTCTGGCATTCACAGTTACACCAGCAAGCCGGATTTCATGCAAACCGTCACGGTCGAAGTCAAGCCTGAAAGTCTGATCGCGAGCTTCAAAAACGACAAGTATGATTTCGATCCCGGCGCGCAATGGCGGTACAACAACTCCGGCTATTTTCTGCTCGGATACCTCGTCAGTAAACTCGCGAACGAGCCTTATGCGGCTTATCTCAAGAAGACATTTTTCGAGCCGCTCAACATGAGCGATACAGATGTGCACCGCTGGAGCGACGTTCTCCCGCACGAAGCCACCGGCTATGCTTACGTCGATGGCAAATTTCAAAAGGCGCAAAATTGGGATATGTCGCGCGCCGGCGGCGCGGGCGCGCTGTATTCAACGGTGACGGATCTGTATCGGTGGAATGAAGCGGTGTTCAATGGCAACGTTCTGAGTGAAAAGAACCTCGCTGCGGCATTCACGCCGGTTACGCTTAAAGATGGCAGCAAGCCGCAAACCGCCGGAGATGGCTACGGCTATGGTTGGTCGATCAGCGATTTTCGCGGCATCAAAGAAATCGCGCACGGCGGCGGACTGCATGGCTTTGTCACCAGCTTGGCGCGTTATCCCGAACACAACATGACGGTGACTGTGTTGACGAATTGTGCGCCGGGGCGCGATTTGAATCCCGGCGGTCTCACGCGAGAGATTGCGCAGATTTATCTGTGGGAGAAAATGAAGAGCCAGGAATCATACGCGACGGCGACGGTCGATCCCAAGCTGTATGACGCCTATGTGGGAAAGTATGAGTATCCCGGCGGCGCGATTCTGATGGTCACCCGCGACGGCAACAAGCTGCTCGCGCAATTGACCGGCCAGCCGCAGTTTGAAATCTTTCCCCGCTCCGAAACCGAGTTTTTCTGGAAAGTGGTGGATGCCCAAATCACCTTCGTGAAAAATGAAAAGGGCGAGGTCGTTCACGGCATCCATCGGCAAGGCGGACAAACGCTCACGGTGCCGAGATTCAAAGAAGAAACTCCGGCGCAGATCGATCCGGCGGTTTATGATGCGTATGTCGGCGAATACGAGCTGGCGCCCGGCGTGATCATCACCGTTACCAAGGAAGGTGCGCAATTGTTTGCGCAATTGACCGGCCAGCCGAGATTTGAAATCTTTCCGCGTTCGGCAACGGAGTATTTCCTGCAAGTCGTCAAGGCCGATCTCACGTTTGTTAAGGATGAGGCCGGCAACGTCGCGAGCTTGATCTTGAAGCAAGGCGGCGTGGAACAAACGGCAAGAAAAGTCAAATGA
- a CDS encoding DUF3788 domain-containing protein, with protein sequence MAELGDGRGFLCDDPDAGRRFVAAPVVLTQTYNMQREEYSMETNVFMDKSIQPDGNRLARVLGENATFWEALKQHIMQKHGDFTEEWKFYNAKSGWTLKVLLKKRNLFFFTPLQGLFRLAFVFGDKAVAAVEKSDLPEALKNELRKARKYAEGRGIRIEVKSPKDVEHVKKLIDIKISN encoded by the coding sequence ATGGCTGAATTGGGTGATGGGCGCGGTTTTCTTTGTGATGATCCTGATGCCGGTCGCCGGTTTGTTGCTGCGCCAGTAGTCCTAACGCAGACTTACAACATGCAAAGGGAAGAATACTCTATGGAGACGAATGTATTTATGGACAAGTCGATCCAACCGGACGGCAACCGACTCGCACGTGTGCTCGGCGAAAATGCCACTTTCTGGGAAGCGCTCAAGCAACACATCATGCAAAAGCACGGCGACTTCACGGAAGAATGGAAGTTCTACAACGCCAAATCCGGCTGGACTTTGAAGGTTCTACTCAAGAAGCGCAATCTCTTTTTCTTCACTCCATTGCAAGGACTTTTCCGGCTGGCTTTTGTATTCGGCGATAAAGCCGTGGCCGCGGTTGAGAAAAGTGATTTGCCGGAAGCTCTCAAAAACGAACTCAGAAAGGCGCGAAAATATGCAGAAGGCCGCGGCATTCGCATTGAAGTCAAATCTCCGAAAGACGTCGAGCACGTCAAAAAGCTGATTGACATTAAAATCAGCAATTGA